From one Leptotrichia sp. oral taxon 223 genomic stretch:
- a CDS encoding autotransporter-associated N-terminal domain-containing protein, with product MSNNLRQIAKDLRSFVKRCKDVHYSDSLLIAFLVTGLLTFAPRLNADAATEQQEVSAATYDAITDLRQSFIRARKENEQSLKGAERELAQLLQQGDQVIKSPWASFQFGTGYTNNDWGTTYRGRGGKFLEYYRRDNDLTKYVFDPSKHLYGATN from the coding sequence ATGAGTAATAACTTACGACAGATTGCTAAAGACTTGCGATCGTTTGTTAAAAGATGTAAAGACGTGCACTATTCTGACAGCCTGCTAATCGCTTTCCTTGTTACCGGGCTTCTCACTTTTGCGCCTAGGCTTAATGCCGATGCGGCTACGGAGCAGCAGGAAGTCAGTGCCGCAACCTATGATGCCATAACTGACCTGCGTCAGTCCTTCATACGTGCCAGAAAGGAGAATGAACAGTCTCTTAAAGGTGCTGAGAGGGAACTTGCACAATTGCTTCAGCAGGGGGATCAGGTTATCAAGAGCCCATGGGCTTCATTCCAGTTCGGCACAGGATATACGAACAACGACTGGGGAACTACCTACAGGGGGCGTGGAGGAAAGTTCCTGGAATACTACAGAAGGGATAACGATTTAACCAAGTATGTGTTTGACCCAAGCAAGCATCTATACGGGGCAACTAACT
- a CDS encoding DUF6290 family protein: MPTLSLRMEKEDLEFLKEYSNMNNLNMSSFVRNLILDKIYDEITEEDEKRILKRWENSKSEKTASAEEVFKRLEL, from the coding sequence ATGCCTACATTATCATTGAGAATGGAAAAAGAAGATTTAGAATTTTTAAAAGAATATTCAAATATGAATAATCTTAACATGTCATCATTTGTTCGTAACTTAATTTTAGACAAAATATATGATGAAATAACTGAAGAAGATGAAAAAAGAATATTGAAAAGATGGGAAAATTCAAAATCTGAAAAAACTGCTTCTGCTGAAGAGGTTTTTAAAAGGCTAGAATTATAA
- a CDS encoding type II toxin-antitoxin system RelE/ParE family toxin: protein MEKKFYEVKFTESAEKDLKKLNKSNKAIAKLLKKWISENLIGTQNPKQRGKALTGNLKGLWRYRVGSYRIVAEIKNDILLILIIEISDRKETYKDKKRKTYKDGKIK, encoded by the coding sequence ATGGAAAAAAAGTTTTATGAAGTAAAGTTTACTGAGTCTGCAGAAAAAGATCTAAAAAAATTAAATAAATCAAATAAAGCAATTGCTAAACTTCTTAAAAAATGGATTTCAGAAAATTTAATAGGTACACAAAATCCAAAGCAAAGAGGAAAAGCACTAACGGGAAATTTAAAAGGATTATGGAGATATAGAGTAGGCTCCTATAGAATTGTAGCTGAAATAAAAAATGATATTTTGTTAATATTAATTATAGAAATTTCAGATAGAAAAGAAACTTATAAAGATAAAAAAAGAAAAACATATAAAGATGGAAAAATAAAATAA